AATCACGGGTACCGCGCGGATAAAATTTCTGGTAGAAGATATCCACACCGCTGTCGATCATGGTATGCACGAAACCGTCGGTGATCTGCTTGCCGTAGGAATCCAACGGGGCAAGTATAGCCACCGAATCGAATCCCATCTCGGAAGTCACGAATTCCGCCAGTGCTTCGCCCATCCGCTCGGGAGTTGGCGAAAGCTGGAAAAGCTGATCGGAAATCGAGGTCAGGCCTTTTTCGGATGCAGTCGGGCAAACCAGCGGAATCTGCCTGACATCGGTATAAGCCGCCACCCCGACCGCCTCGGATGACGAAAGCGGCCCGATTATGGCGGTCAAAGGTTCTGAAGTGATGTTTTTAGCTTCGATCGCGGACACTATTGAGTTACCGTAGGTATCGATCTTTTTATGTTCCAGCTTGAGATCGGCCCCGCGGGAATACTGTCCGAGGGCGAGGTCAAAAGCATTCGACATCATCTGGCCAAAGCGCGCCCATTCACCGGAAAGCGGTACGAACAGGGCTAAAACAACCCGTCTCGAAGCAAACAGCTCGATCTTCTTCTGCAGGGAAGCCACCCGGGAATCATCGGAAGCCCGGGCAAAACGGAGCCTGAGATCATCCAGAAGAGATCGTGCCTGAGCAATTTGACGCTCACGATAATACTTCTCAGAAGCCGCCAGAGTCAGTTCGAGCGCGAGTTCATACCGGCCGACTTTATCGAGAAGTTTTTGTATACGTTCCGCCTCGAGGTAACCGGATGCGACTGCACGCATGTTTTTCAAAAATAGTTGTTTGTCCAGTTCTCGATCGCTTTTCTGGTAGGCTGTCATAAATGACAGGGTTGAACTGTCATAATTTTGTTCGAAATAATGGATTCGGCCCAGAAAATATTTAACTGCGGGGATAAAAGAAGATCCGGGATGATCGCGGATGAAACGGCGGAAAGCCTTTAGGGCGTCATCGAAACGATCGCTGTAATACAGCGATTTAGCTTCCATCAACTTAAAAATCGTGACACGCGCGTCCCAGGGGTAATCGGCCGCCAGTTCCGAAAAGGCGACATAGGCCTGCTCAAAACGTCCCTGACGATAGAGCTCAAGCGCTTCGCTGTAGCCTTGATCGGCCTGCGGATCGACACGATAATCCAGGGCGGTGGCCGGTTCGGCGACAGCCAGCCCCAGAAGGACCACAAACATTCCGGCTAAACGGAGAGCGCTATGAGAAAGTTCCCTCTTCTCCATACTGCCTGTCTACAGCGAATAGCGACCGAAGTCTTCAGGATTGATTCTCTTGAGACGTTCCTTGAGGCTCTCGGCATCGGTTGCCTGCCCCGGTCCGGTTTCACCCTGTTTGAGATGAAACAGGCTCTCATCGGCCAGAATCGGCGATTCACAACGCAATGCGATCGCAATCGAATCGGAGGGACGGGCATCGATCTGCAACGTCTCCCCATCGGTCTTGATATACAACGAGGCATAGAAGGTCTGTTCCTTCAGCTCGGTAATAGCGACCTTTTCGACCTCGGCCGAGAAACCGGTCACGATCAATTTGATCAGATCGTGAGTCATCGGCCGACGGTGATTGACCTCGGACAGCGCCATGGCAATCGACATCGCCTCGAAATGACCGATCCAGATCGGCAGAACCAGGTTAGGATCCGCCTCCTCTGAGTCCGGCTTGAGCACCACAACCGGAGAATTGGTGGAAACATCCAGCGCGAGACCATCGATTTTAACTTTAATCAGATTTCCCATTACTCACTCTTTTTTACCACCCACAGCTTGAGGCTGGCGACTACTTCAGGCGCGACCTTGACCGGCACGGTGAAAATGCCCAGCGCCTTGATCGGATCGTCGAGCAGGATATGCCTGCGGTCGACATCGATACCTTCCTTCTGAAGCAGATCCGCAATCATGGTGGTTGTGACCGAACCGAAGACTTTTTCCTCCTCGCCGACATTAACTTCAGCCGTGAGCGAGGCTTTTTCTATACGGTTTTTGATACGCTCGGACTCCTTCATTAATTTGCGGTCACGCAGTTCTTTCTGCAGTTTGATCTCGTCGATCGCCTTGAGATTGCCACGGGTGGCCGCTACCGCGAAATTACGCGGAAGCAGGAAATTGCGCCCGTAACCGTCCTTGACCTCGACCACTTCACCACATTTGCCGAGCGTGTCGATATCTTCTCGTAAAATGACTTTCATAACTACCTCACACTATAATAAGCAATATTTTATTCGCTACAAGTACTTTCCTAACCAATCTGGGCGGCCCGCACCCTCCGGAAATCAAAATGGCTGTCGGCCAGCCCGATGATTCCCAGAATCAGCGCACCATATATATTGAAAATAAACAACGCGAAATAGATCAAAAAC
This sequence is a window from Candidatus Zixiibacteriota bacterium. Protein-coding genes within it:
- a CDS encoding bifunctional nuclease family protein, with protein sequence MGNLIKVKIDGLALDVSTNSPVVVLKPDSEEADPNLVLPIWIGHFEAMSIAMALSEVNHRRPMTHDLIKLIVTGFSAEVEKVAITELKEQTFYASLYIKTDGETLQIDARPSDSIAIALRCESPILADESLFHLKQGETGPGQATDAESLKERLKRINPEDFGRYSL
- a CDS encoding 50S ribosomal protein L9: MKVILREDIDTLGKCGEVVEVKDGYGRNFLLPRNFAVAATRGNLKAIDEIKLQKELRDRKLMKESERIKNRIEKASLTAEVNVGEEEKVFGSVTTTMIADLLQKEGIDVDRRHILLDDPIKALGIFTVPVKVAPEVVASLKLWVVKKSE
- a CDS encoding ABC transporter substrate-binding protein; translation: MEKRELSHSALRLAGMFVVLLGLAVAEPATALDYRVDPQADQGYSEALELYRQGRFEQAYVAFSELAADYPWDARVTIFKLMEAKSLYYSDRFDDALKAFRRFIRDHPGSSFIPAVKYFLGRIHYFEQNYDSSTLSFMTAYQKSDRELDKQLFLKNMRAVASGYLEAERIQKLLDKVGRYELALELTLAASEKYYRERQIAQARSLLDDLRLRFARASDDSRVASLQKKIELFASRRVVLALFVPLSGEWARFGQMMSNAFDLALGQYSRGADLKLEHKKIDTYGNSIVSAIEAKNITSEPLTAIIGPLSSSEAVGVAAYTDVRQIPLVCPTASEKGLTSISDQLFQLSPTPERMGEALAEFVTSEMGFDSVAILAPLDSYGKQITDGFVHTMIDSGVDIFYQKFYPRGTRDFRRFLLDLKETVLPDTFVAEIFLNDEGDTLEVEEIPVQIPALFLPCYASELKLMLPQLRFYKINTLVLGSDSYGEDEVVAMRESEDNPVFFVSKSQYLPEDTSWLKFTYLYQKEFDEPPDRVAAVTYDAVSLVLECVESGSYTSEEISRCLNEKGLFDGAAGEIHFNQQRENVRVPVYFLTEGEIIRLQ